In Zingiber officinale cultivar Zhangliang chromosome 1A, Zo_v1.1, whole genome shotgun sequence, the DNA window GTTGCGCCTTGCGCGCATCGCCCTATTGCTATATAAGCCCGCTCGCACCCGACCCAACTCCATCGCTTTCTCCAAGTTTCGCAGATCTCGCAGCCTTCAGGTACGCACCAAATCCCCGATATCTCTTCCTCAATCGACGTTTCTCATCTTTCGAGCTTCAAAATCTTTTTTGTTTGCTGTAAATCGGCCTCGAATTTGGGCAGAAATCAGTCGATCGAGAGCTCGATTAGGCGGCGATGTCTGGAAGAGGGAAGGGTGGCAAGGGATTGGGCAAGGGCGGCGCGAAGCGCCACCGCAAAGTGCTTCGCGACAACATCCAGGGCATCACCAAGCCGGCGATCCGGCGCTTGGCAAGGAGGGGCGGCGTGAAGCGCATCAGCGGCCTGATCTACGAGGAGACGCGCGGCGTCCTAAAAATCTTCCTCGAGAATGTGATCCGTGACGCTGTGACCTACACGGAGCACGCCCGGAGGAAGACCGTCACCGCCATGGACGTCGTCTACGCGCTAAAGAGGCAGGGAAGGACTCTGTATGGCTTCGGTGGTTAATTAGAGATGCCTATTTACTGGAAATAATTCCAAAGTATAATGTCGTAGTTAGATTGTTGTTATGTAATGTGTTTTGAATTTGATCGTGTTGTCTTATATTACTAATCTGAGTTCTTAGATTTCCAGAATtagtttttaatataatttaagtgATTTTATATGTTTgggtaattaaaaaaaatgattaattagaTTGGATGATTGGATAATATTGAGCTTAGGATTATTGGCTTGGGGTAAATCGGGTGCTCGTAGTGGGTAGTTTAGGAGctcaatattttttaattatgtgttttatttggaagaaatttttttataaatttgtcaAGTATTTGAATTGTGGATATTTGGatgataatttatatatttatgtatAATTTCATAATATTTAATATATGAATAGAAAGTTATTTAAATTTCTTATAAGATTTTCATTATTGGATTCATAATAGAAAATAAACCAAAATAAACAAATATCATGAAAATATGTgaatcaataattttttatttctaataattcatcaaagatattattatattatatttactctttacacaattaaattaaattaatttatatgtataaTATAATGGATCTTAAATTCATTAACAATTCTTTTTGTTGATTATAAaactttttgtttgaattttttttatttcaagtaATTGGTTGTTCGTAGTGGTATATGGTTGTAATAATGATATACATATGTAATGTAATTGTATGTAAtagtaataatatatatataatgtaaaaATGTAATATAGAATATATTATATAATGTAATATAAAATAGTATATAATATTTAATGAAAGAAAGAAAATCCGACGATaataatctatatttataatgTGACTGTTAGATCTAAAATAAAGATATTTCTTGACCGAAGTTAGAAGTATAGAACTCTTCAATATGAAAAGACGGAATATAGAATCTAAAAGGATAATGAAAATTGTTCATCTTTGAATCGGGTTGGTCCTgaagaaaaaagaattaaaatagaaaaataaaataaaagttctattttttgaaaaattgtgGGGCACCTTTTTTTTTTTCGTATCATAATCTCTGGGGCAATATATTTGGGTAATAGTGTCTATATATAATGACTTCcattttatttacttggtataataaaatatggttagaaataataaaattataagaaatagattaaaaatatagtggaagaattaaaaaaaattatcaatttgCATGTTTATATTTATTGATATTGATAGTCTTTTACAGATGTTGTATATGAGTTTTcagaattataaatttaatttatttgtactCCTTTATTtgctctttttgtttttttttaaaattatagatcaTAGTCCAATTTACTCGGTGACATAAGATGATGTTTTCCTTTAGTCTTGGTATGATTAAATATATGTTAGATGTgattgctaaatcttttcttgaaaattctttttattttaaactctTCATTAGATTTTCAAATGAATGATTACTacaatagaaaaaatatatatacatttatttttatttaaatataaactgAATAAGACATATCTTAAATTTACTTTGTCTTATCTCTTTTGTGGATAATGCAATGTTTGTATAAGtcattgaaattttttttaatgattattcGTGACTTTATTAATCTTATGAATTAAATGTACAAAAATTTCAAACCTATCATAAAGTTATAAATAATGTTAAAAATTATGAtagttgaaaaaaataaattaatttttagtacTTACAAATCTCTATAGGAATTATACACTTTTGAATGCCTTTCAACTCAATAATCGAGTATCTGGGGAAAGATGATGGATGGGTACTAGTAGCGAAGGTGAATAGAAGGTAGTGGTGAAGGTGCATGAGAAGGTCTTGCTTGATGACAAATGCTGAATCTGACTGGCTGTGAAAACTCCGTCTACGATCACTCCGTCGAAAGATGttctaaaaattcaaatataggataaaataaattataaatttgatgcataatgaagaatattaaaaaaatttactatATTCACTAAGAGATATCGGAATGTGTGTAAAAACTACGATGACAAGATGAATAAAATATGataatttttgttaaattaaGATAACAAAACATATCATTATCAAAAATCAAAGTTTTCATTGTCATTGTCTTTCTCATCCCTATCTTCATTGTCATCCTCTCccctcttcatcatcatcattctTATGAATTTCATTTGCATAACGTTTATCACTACTCCACTAAGATCTCGTAATGTTGGAATAATATATACCTCGGTCTAAAATATAGTCATAACTTTCttttgttgatatgcaatgtcttCCCAACATTTCTCAATTTTTTGTTCATGCTTTTGTTTTACAAACTAGCTACCAATAAATTTTGTTACGTTTCATACTAGAATATAAAACATAGAATATTTGAATTATTTGTTGTAAATGATTCATATATTTTATACAATTTCTTATGCTTCATTTCAACTAATTATGTCATGGATGCACCTTCATTCCTCTGATAGGGTCAAACCAGCGATCTCGTATTTCTGGATTAGGatattctacttctataatttcattcagtaaatcataaaaaatattgCTTGCACTTTTATCATTGAACGACTGAACACAACCCCCAATATTCATTGTCGTATTACTCATTCTatattcttgagtatgaaaattatatctatTTATGAAATATACTAGCCAAATGAGTAGCAATACTTTTGGACCCAATGATAGATATATTAACAAATCATGTTTAAGGTAAGCTTGATTAGCATGAACCGAAAGTTAAATACGCTAATTGTTAAAAGACTGCATATGTATAAACTAAATTTAGATTGTTTATTTATACATGATTTGAACTATGGTGCAAATTCTTCTTTGTATAAACGATCAAACTCTTGTGTCGACAATTCAtaatataagttttaaaaaatcctaacataaaaaataataatttataatataAACAATTTATGACATAAGAAATATAGTATTACAGAAAATATATA includes these proteins:
- the LOC122015815 gene encoding histone H4, whose amino-acid sequence is MSGRGKGGKGLGKGGAKRHRKVLRDNIQGITKPAIRRLARRGGVKRISGLIYEETRGVLKIFLENVIRDAVTYTEHARRKTVTAMDVVYALKRQGRTLYGFGG